Proteins encoded together in one Anaerotignum propionicum DSM 1682 window:
- the mreB gene encoding rod shape-determining protein MreB has product MFNFMSFGDNIGIDLGTASVLVYIKGQGIVIREPSVVAIDKDSNSILAVGEEARRMLGRTPGNIVAIRPLREGVISNFDVTEKMLQYFIEKALGKRSFVKPTIAVCVPSSATEVEKRAVEDATRQAGARRVHIIEEPIAAAIGSGIDISRACGSMVVDIGGGTTDIAVISLGGAVVSYSLKIAGDNFDDAIIRYMRKKHNVLIGERTAEDLKIEIGTVFERSMPVSMDVRGRNLITGLPKNITVTSDEMMEALLESALAISDAVHGVLERTPPELAADIFERGIVMTGGGSLLYGLDKLIQSKTGINAMVAEDAVSCVAIGTGRYIEFMADTMGEESKGKMGFFNKK; this is encoded by the coding sequence ATGTTCAATTTTATGAGTTTTGGCGATAACATAGGGATAGACTTGGGTACAGCCAGCGTGCTGGTATATATCAAGGGTCAGGGAATTGTAATTCGTGAACCTTCAGTGGTTGCCATTGATAAAGATTCCAACAGCATTTTAGCGGTTGGGGAAGAAGCGAGACGAATGCTGGGGAGAACTCCGGGTAATATAGTTGCGATTCGTCCTTTAAGAGAAGGCGTTATATCTAATTTTGATGTAACGGAAAAAATGTTGCAATATTTTATAGAAAAAGCCTTGGGAAAACGTTCTTTTGTAAAACCGACCATCGCAGTATGCGTACCAAGCAGTGCAACCGAGGTAGAAAAACGTGCAGTTGAGGATGCAACAAGACAGGCGGGGGCGAGAAGGGTTCATATTATTGAAGAACCCATTGCCGCAGCCATTGGTTCTGGCATCGATATTTCCAGAGCATGCGGAAGTATGGTGGTAGATATTGGCGGTGGAACAACAGATATTGCTGTAATTTCTTTAGGCGGGGCAGTAGTAAGCTACTCCTTGAAGATTGCTGGTGATAATTTTGATGATGCAATCATTCGTTATATGAGGAAAAAACATAACGTATTGATTGGTGAAAGAACAGCGGAAGATTTAAAAATTGAGATAGGTACAGTCTTTGAACGTTCTATGCCTGTAAGCATGGATGTGAGAGGACGAAATTTAATTACAGGTTTACCCAAAAATATAACGGTTACCTCAGATGAGATGATGGAAGCGTTGCTGGAATCTGCATTGGCAATTTCTGATGCGGTACATGGCGTTTTGGAGCGCACACCACCTGAATTGGCAGCTGATATTTTCGAACGGGGAATTGTTATGACCGGGGGCGGTAGCTTATTATACGGCTTGGATAAACTGATTCAAAGTAAGACCGGCATTAATGCTATGGTAGCTGAGGATGCGGTTAGCTGTGTTGCAATTGGCACAGGAAGGTATATTGAGTTTATGGCCGATACAATGGGCGAAGAAAGCAAAGGAAAAATGGGTTTTTTCAATAAAAAATAA